The Microlunatus antarcticus DNA segment CCCTCGACGAGCACGCAGTCAGGGTTGTACGCGTCCAGCGCCGCGACGAGCGAGCGTGCCGAGCCCGGGCCGTGGTGCCGGATCCCGAACACCTCGACCGTCGGCCCCGTCGGGGCGGTGTTCTCAAGCGGGGTCTCGGGCGGGTGCTCGGTCTCGTGCTCGGCGAGCAGGCTCACGTGCCGTCCCGGCAGGCCTCGTAGAAGGCGCCCCAGCCCGGACGTTCCCGGACGACGACGTCGAGGTACTCGGCCCAGGCCTGCGCGTCGGCGACCGGGTCCTTGACCACGGCCCCGACGATGCCCGAGGCGACGTCGGCCGGTCGCAGCACGCCGTCGCCGAAGTGGGCGGCCAGCGCGATCCCGTTGGTCATCACCGAGATCGCCTCGGCCGCGGACAGGGTCGCCGTGGGCGAGCGGACCGCCGTACGCCCGTCCTCGGTCACCCCCGAGCGCAGCTCACGGAACACGGTGACGACCCGCTCGATCTCCTCACGGGCGGTTCTGACCGGCGGCAGCTGGAGCGCGGCGGTCAGGTCGGCGACGCGGGTCGTGACGATGCGGACCTCGTCCTCGGCGTCGGCGGGCAGCGGCAGGACGACGGTGTTGAAGCGTCGGCGCAGCGCCGAGGACAGCTCGTTCACGCCCTTGTCGCGGTCGTTGGCCGTGGCGATGACGTTGAAGCCGGGCCGGGCGGCGACCTCGCGCCCCAGCTCGGGCACCGGGAGGACCTTCTCCGACAGGACCGTGATCAGCGCGTCCTGCACGTCGGACGGGATGCGGGTGAGCTCCTCGACCCGGGCCAGGGCGCCCCGTTCCATGGCGACCATGACCGGGGAGGCCACCAATGCCTGCGGGGTGGGGCCCTCGGCGAGCAGGCGGGCGTAGTTCCAGCCGTAGCGGATCGACTCCTCGGCCGTGCCCGAGGTGCCCTGGACGAGCAGCGTCGAGTCCCCCGACACCGCGGCGGCCAGGTGCTCCGACACCCACGACTTGGCCGTGCCGGGCAGGCCCATCAGCAGCAGCGCGCGGTCCGTGGCGAGCGTGGCGACGGCGACCTCCATGAGCCGGCGCGACCCGATGTACTTCGGGCTGACCACCGTCCCGTCGGCCAGGGTGCCGCCGACGAGGTAGGTCACGACGGCCCACGGCGAGAGGCGCCACTGCGGCGGGCGCGGCCGGCCCTCGTCCGCGTCGAACGCCTCCAGCGCCGCGAGCTCCTCGGCGAAGGCGACCTCCGCGTGCGGGCGGAGCACCGCCGGCGCCGCCACAGGCGCCTGGTCCTGCTCGATGATGGCCTCGCTCACGGACGCTCCTGGCGGGTGGGAAGAGTGGGGACGGTGCGGACAGGGTGACGCTCCGGGGGCACCCGGTACGGGTCGAACGCGCTCGCCAGCGCCCAGCGCACCCAGAGGACCTCCTCGGCGGCGGCGAGGCCGGCGCGGGCGGCGGCGTTCGTCGGGTCCCGACCCGCCTCGACGAGCTCGGGGTAGAGCGCCAGCGGGAGCCGGGCGGCGGTCTGCTGCCCGAGGGTGCGCGCCCCGCCCACGGACTGCTCCCCGGCGGCCAGCGTCCGGACGACAGCGCGCGCCGGCTCCGCGGCCAGCGCGTCGTCCGGGGCGGGGACCTCGGCCGCCCGGACCACGGCGGACCAGGCGGGGTTGTGCCGGGCGAACCACAGCCCGCGCGGGCCGAGCGCCGCCCCGAGCCGGGCGCGGTTCAGCCCGGTGGCGCGTCGGGCCCGGTCGAGGACCGGCGCCCAGCGCTCGGGTGGGAGGCCGACGCCGGCGGCGAGCGCCTCGCGCAGCCAGAGGTCGAGCAGCGGCAGCGACGCCTGGAGCAGGATCTCGTCGAGCATGTCGCGGGCGGCGACGGACGGCAGCGACAGCGTGCTGGCCGGGGCCGACGGACCGGGCCGGACGACGGTCGACGCGGCGGCGACGAGGGTGGTGGCCCGACGTCGGCCCGCCGCCTCCAGCAGCCAGTCGGCGGGGTCGGCCCCCTCGGGGAGCGGGACCGCGCGCCGGTCCGTCCCGAGCAGGGCCGCGTTCACCAGGTCGACCTCGACCGCCGTCGTGCTCACGCGACGGCTCTCATCCGACGGCGCTCATGCGACCGCCAGCAGACGCGGGGCGTCGGTCTCGGCGCCGGCGTCGAGCAGCCGGACGGGCGTGAACCCCGCCGGTCCCCACTCGCCGAACACGTCCACCACGTCGCCGCCCGACGCGGCGAGCAGCGGCCACGGCTCGGCGACGGCCGCGACGAGCCGTACCGCGGGCCCGTCTCGATCGGCCAGGTGCCAGGGCTCCCCCGCCCGCGCCGGCGGTACGGGCACGGCCCGCAGCACGGTCGGCATGCGGTTGGCCCAGGGGTCGGCGGCCACCTGTGCGGCCCAGCGGTGCTCGGCGGCGGCGACCGGCTCGGCCGGCCACCCGCGCTCGAGGGTCGGCCACGGCGTGTCCTCGACCGGTCGCTGCTCGCCCAGCAGGACCCGGTGCTCGCCACCACCCGGGTAACGGTGGACCTCGGCGTCCAGCAGCTCTCCCACCTCCACGCTCTCGTCCAGACCGGCACCGGGGACGGCAAAGCTCAGCAGCATCGCCCAGCTGCGCGTCCGCGTGCCCCAGAGCCAGACGCGCCGCGTCTCGAGCCGGCCGTCGATGCTGTCCACGGCGCCGACCGCCCACCAGTGGTCGGACACCGACGGCCGGGCCAGCACCGCCGCCTTGGCCACGGGGTAGCCGACCCGCGACCGGACGGTCGCGGCCAGGTCGTCGGGCAGCCGGTCGAGGCCGCGGTGGGCGACGACGAGCAGGTGCAGGCCCGCGAGCGCGTCGAGCAGGTGCTCCGGCCAGGCGTCGCGCGCGAGGAGCCCGGGCAGGCCGCGGAGCATCCCCGCGACCCCGGG contains these protein-coding regions:
- a CDS encoding DUF5691 domain-containing protein, whose product is MSTTAVEVDLVNAALLGTDRRAVPLPEGADPADWLLEAAGRRRATTLVAAASTVVRPGPSAPASTLSLPSVAARDMLDEILLQASLPLLDLWLREALAAGVGLPPERWAPVLDRARRATGLNRARLGAALGPRGLWFARHNPAWSAVVRAAEVPAPDDALAAEPARAVVRTLAAGEQSVGGARTLGQQTAARLPLALYPELVEAGRDPTNAAARAGLAAAEEVLWVRWALASAFDPYRVPPERHPVRTVPTLPTRQERP
- a CDS encoding SWIM zinc finger family protein — its product is MEVWSRAQVLAAAPDDASRRAAPPLTATRIWSESGRGPGGLLWGRCRGSATYAVVVDPGRSYACSCPSRKSPCKHALALLLRWTDGLVAPGEPPAWVPAAGPARGRTADEERVPDADAAAARAAERRAKVDAGLDELDRWLQDQVRTGLSVWERRAWTHVEGVAARMVDAQAPGVAGMLRGLPGLLARDAWPEHLLDALAGLHLLVVAHRGLDRLPDDLAATVRSRVGYPVAKAAVLARPSVSDHWWAVGAVDSIDGRLETRRVWLWGTRTRSWAMLLSFAVPGAGLDESVEVGELLDAEVHRYPGGGEHRVLLGEQRPVEDTPWPTLERGWPAEPVAAAEHRWAAQVAADPWANRMPTVLRAVPVPPARAGEPWHLADRDGPAVRLVAAVAEPWPLLAASGGDVVDVFGEWGPAGFTPVRLLDAGAETDAPRLLAVA
- a CDS encoding ATP-binding protein; translated protein: MSEAIIEQDQAPVAAPAVLRPHAEVAFAEELAALEAFDADEGRPRPPQWRLSPWAVVTYLVGGTLADGTVVSPKYIGSRRLMEVAVATLATDRALLLMGLPGTAKSWVSEHLAAAVSGDSTLLVQGTSGTAEESIRYGWNYARLLAEGPTPQALVASPVMVAMERGALARVEELTRIPSDVQDALITVLSEKVLPVPELGREVAARPGFNVIATANDRDKGVNELSSALRRRFNTVVLPLPADAEDEVRIVTTRVADLTAALQLPPVRTAREEIERVVTVFRELRSGVTEDGRTAVRSPTATLSAAEAISVMTNGIALAAHFGDGVLRPADVASGIVGAVVKDPVADAQAWAEYLDVVVRERPGWGAFYEACRDGT